In Candidatus Chlorohelix allophototropha, one DNA window encodes the following:
- a CDS encoding alpha/beta hydrolase, with protein sequence MRFFAVSFRTKRFLSLFLIFTLFASLLSACSAEPTVFTTSPTYSAPISTATATSFATATPLPTQAASEAITLEIGDFSAFVYLPVGLDKTAPAQILLALHGMGGNGQAMGRILTEYADRYHMVVVAPSLTYNQNWKDISVIAQEEPTLSARLQNMIDQIPVTLGLQINPKVILFGFSRGAQLAHRFAMFNPERVLAAAIISAGGYSLPIINEPSSEQTAQAASKIMPFPFGVGDISHYTGHAFNREAFLKVQFVIEVGEMDTKSADVPRDYDPYLGNNRLERARTFYKWLQKVGVHATFNTFPQVGHEITPDMDLMAFQFFRNAQQNDNRNAA encoded by the coding sequence TTGAGATTTTTTGCAGTAAGTTTCCGAACGAAGCGTTTTTTAAGTCTATTCCTGATTTTTACACTTTTTGCCAGTTTGCTAAGCGCATGTAGCGCAGAACCTACAGTTTTTACCACTTCACCAACCTATAGCGCACCTATAAGCACTGCTACCGCTACTTCATTTGCTACTGCCACTCCCCTCCCGACTCAAGCGGCGAGTGAGGCTATCACCCTTGAAATAGGGGATTTCTCAGCTTTTGTATATCTCCCGGTTGGGCTGGATAAAACAGCACCCGCTCAAATATTGTTGGCATTGCATGGGATGGGCGGTAACGGGCAAGCGATGGGGCGAATATTAACTGAGTACGCCGATCGCTATCATATGGTGGTGGTTGCGCCTAGCCTTACATATAACCAGAATTGGAAAGATATTTCGGTTATTGCGCAAGAAGAGCCAACGCTTTCTGCTCGGCTTCAAAATATGATCGACCAGATTCCCGTAACCCTTGGTTTGCAGATTAACCCCAAAGTTATACTCTTTGGTTTTTCCAGAGGGGCGCAACTGGCACATCGCTTTGCTATGTTCAATCCTGAAAGGGTTTTGGCAGCCGCTATAATTTCAGCCGGTGGCTACTCACTACCGATTATCAACGAACCTAGTTCCGAGCAGACCGCACAGGCAGCTTCTAAAATTATGCCGTTTCCGTTTGGTGTAGGGGATATTTCACATTATACCGGGCATGCTTTTAACCGCGAAGCTTTTTTAAAAGTACAATTTGTGATTGAAGTAGGGGAAATGGATACTAAATCCGCCGATGTGCCACGCGATTATGACCCCTATCTTGGTAATAATCGCCTTGAGCGCGCCCGAACTTTCTACAAATGGTTACAAAAGGTTGGAGTACATGCTACCTTCAATACTTTTCCACAAGTGGGTCACGAGATTACCCCTGACATGGATTTGATGGCTTTCCAGTTCTTTAGGAACGCCCAACAGAATGACAATCGGAATGCGGCTTAA
- a CDS encoding SCP2 sterol-binding domain-containing protein, giving the protein MALFGTQEWLDEFREALNTSASYEDAAKEWEGDFYFIASPDETSTDEITMYLNLQYGKCLEAIKVEDASLRTPEFTVKGPADSWFKVATNELDPMQAIMTGKLSLKGNMQKVMKNLKAANELVNSLKLVPTELPG; this is encoded by the coding sequence ATGGCGTTGTTCGGTACACAGGAATGGCTTGATGAATTCAGAGAGGCGCTCAATACAAGCGCGAGTTATGAAGATGCCGCAAAAGAATGGGAAGGTGATTTTTATTTTATCGCTTCGCCGGACGAAACATCCACTGATGAAATTACCATGTATTTGAATTTACAATATGGTAAATGCCTTGAAGCAATTAAAGTAGAAGATGCTTCCCTGCGCACCCCTGAGTTTACTGTCAAAGGTCCGGCTGATTCTTGGTTTAAAGTGGCTACCAACGAACTTGATCCTATGCAAGCGATTATGACCGGCAAGTTGAGCCTCAAAGGCAATATGCAAAAGGTTATGAAAAACCTAAAAGCCGCCAATGAACTGGTCAATAGCCTCAAGCTGGTGCCTACCGAATTGCCGGGATAA
- the fabG gene encoding 3-oxoacyl-ACP reductase FabG, which produces MGRLDGQVAIVTGSSKGIGKAIAIELALEGASVTINYKSDTAGAEETLAQIRATGGKAIAIAADVGSNEEAKTLVEKTIAEFGKLDILINNAGITRDKSFKNMNEQMWLEVINANLNSLYYCTHSALQYMLNQKHGHIVSISSVIGQAGGFGQVNYSATKAAILGFTRSLALETAKSGITVNAICPGFIATEMVAAVPEDRLDLIKARIPMGRLGKSEEVARAVVFLCADADYITGQEININGGIHMG; this is translated from the coding sequence ATGGGCAGACTGGATGGTCAGGTAGCCATAGTTACCGGTAGCTCAAAGGGCATTGGTAAGGCAATTGCTATCGAACTGGCATTAGAGGGAGCCAGTGTGACCATAAATTATAAGAGTGATACGGCAGGGGCAGAAGAAACCTTAGCGCAAATTAGAGCAACGGGCGGTAAAGCAATAGCTATTGCCGCCGACGTTGGGAGTAATGAAGAAGCCAAAACGCTGGTTGAAAAGACAATAGCAGAGTTCGGAAAACTTGATATACTAATCAACAATGCGGGCATTACTCGCGATAAGTCTTTCAAGAATATGAATGAGCAAATGTGGCTCGAAGTTATTAATGCCAATCTCAACAGCTTATACTATTGTACTCATAGTGCGCTACAGTATATGCTGAACCAGAAACACGGGCATATAGTCAGCATTTCGTCTGTTATTGGGCAAGCAGGTGGCTTCGGTCAGGTAAACTACAGCGCTACTAAAGCCGCTATTCTGGGCTTTACCAGATCGCTGGCATTAGAAACCGCCAAGTCTGGGATTACTGTAAATGCCATTTGTCCGGGCTTCATCGCAACCGAAATGGTGGCAGCAGTTCCAGAAGACCGCCTTGATCTCATTAAAGCCAGAATTCCAATGGGAAGACTGGGAAAATCTGAAGAAGTTGCCCGAGCAGTTGTATTCCTATGCGCTGATGCCGATTATATTACCGGACAGGAAATCAACATCAACGGCGGGATACACATGGGGTAG
- a CDS encoding hybrid sensor histidine kinase/response regulator, whose translation MKILIIDDEEMIRSTMAVVLTNAKYDVIKAADGKTGLAILEQYHPDLILCDINMPQMDGYTVLKTVRSNPQFSSIPFIFLTGFNERSRMRIGMELGADDYLVKPCTVEELINSVNTRIEKHRNNKRQIESKLNELRQNITTILPHEFLTPLSVILGYSLLLRDYRDSLEKDEIGLMANGIYQNSQRLNRLIQNFLLVAELEIVKEDQQKIQLLRHELCVSPEPLLAEVITKAAAGFERIGDLTLQVSSQKYNVAINEARIAKIAEELVNNAFRYSTPGSPILVTMRLEKGEFVLEVQDKGHGMKAEQIRSIAGFVQFNRELHEQQGGGLGLTLVKRLCQIYNGELNLISIPEMGTIANVSLPLAQ comes from the coding sequence ATGAAAATACTAATAATTGATGATGAAGAAATGATCCGCAGCACCATGGCAGTGGTGCTAACCAACGCAAAGTATGATGTTATCAAGGCTGCCGATGGTAAAACAGGTCTAGCTATTCTCGAACAATACCATCCCGATTTGATTTTATGTGATATAAATATGCCCCAAATGGATGGTTACACTGTACTAAAAACCGTCCGATCCAATCCGCAATTTTCCTCCATTCCATTTATCTTCCTCACCGGATTTAATGAACGTAGCCGCATGAGAATCGGCATGGAGCTTGGAGCCGATGATTATCTGGTAAAGCCTTGCACAGTCGAAGAGCTAATTAATTCGGTTAATACCCGAATAGAAAAGCATCGCAATAATAAACGCCAAATCGAATCTAAACTAAATGAATTGCGCCAGAATATTACAACTATTCTACCGCACGAATTCCTCACTCCCTTGAGTGTAATCCTTGGCTATTCACTTTTACTGAGAGATTACCGGGATTCGCTTGAAAAAGATGAAATAGGCTTGATGGCAAATGGCATTTACCAGAATTCACAGCGCTTGAATCGGCTTATCCAGAACTTTTTACTGGTCGCAGAACTCGAAATTGTCAAAGAAGATCAGCAAAAAATTCAATTGCTCCGGCATGAACTTTGCGTTTCGCCCGAGCCGCTCTTAGCCGAAGTAATTACCAAAGCGGCAGCAGGTTTCGAACGGATAGGAGATTTAACTCTACAAGTAAGCAGTCAAAAATATAACGTTGCCATCAACGAAGCGCGTATAGCTAAAATCGCCGAAGAATTGGTCAATAATGCTTTTCGCTATTCCACGCCCGGCTCACCCATACTAGTAACTATGCGGCTGGAAAAGGGCGAGTTTGTGCTGGAAGTGCAGGATAAAGGGCACGGAATGAAAGCGGAACAAATCCGCTCTATCGCGGGGTTTGTTCAATTCAATCGGGAATTACACGAGCAACAGGGTGGCGGGCTTGGGTTAACCCTAGTAAAGCGACTATGCCAAATTTATAACGGTGAATTGAACCTGATAAGCATTCCAGAAATGGGTACTATAGCCAATGTTTCGCTACCACTCGCCCAATAA
- a CDS encoding esterase/lipase family protein, which yields MEQARLAELLQNFQSQCAAENNLCELSVAAGQPDMPIVVLVHGIGGNAKHWSDPLSLNVNDTWLFDLNSKPPKNTKGIATSLPYQPGAAKSWTQCLSENGFSYVNFSQCHPSDLLQYAVTELSAILSYLEKLVFQAIEQEVATNGGSIPPMIILCHSRGGLVTRATLKQLGNSGVPHLRKVISLCTPHQGSYMPKLSKDYNDTLHQNINFDILGNIKFPPPIQGFLDNVLEKNLNDVANKVREAISHSFGAPAMSAGFDELVPGSDMLNNLVQDEQPLPGVQYFGFTGTNPTFVNLFLCELGKVINILEVSSPHLLEFIGKVADSHQNYGNFKEMSEGDSAVAINSANWPPQFNAPQQNFHINHMQALIDSGLQNTVLGILKSN from the coding sequence ATGGAACAAGCCAGATTAGCGGAACTGTTACAAAACTTCCAGAGCCAGTGTGCGGCTGAAAACAATCTGTGTGAACTGAGCGTAGCCGCCGGTCAACCTGATATGCCCATCGTAGTGCTAGTTCATGGGATAGGGGGCAATGCTAAGCATTGGTCAGACCCCCTCAGCCTTAACGTCAACGACACTTGGCTATTTGATCTAAATAGCAAGCCCCCCAAGAATACAAAGGGAATAGCCACCTCGTTGCCTTATCAACCCGGCGCGGCAAAAAGCTGGACTCAGTGCTTGAGCGAAAATGGTTTTAGTTATGTAAACTTTAGTCAGTGCCATCCGAGCGACCTCCTACAATATGCTGTTACCGAATTAAGCGCCATCTTAAGCTACCTTGAAAAACTGGTTTTTCAGGCGATAGAACAAGAGGTAGCTACAAACGGCGGTAGCATACCGCCTATGATAATTTTGTGCCACAGTCGGGGTGGGCTGGTTACCAGAGCCACCCTAAAACAACTCGGCAATAGCGGAGTGCCGCATTTGCGCAAGGTTATCAGCCTTTGTACGCCTCATCAAGGCAGCTATATGCCCAAGCTGTCAAAAGATTACAATGATACCTTGCACCAAAATATAAATTTCGACATACTGGGCAACATCAAATTTCCGCCACCAATACAGGGCTTTCTGGACAATGTGCTGGAGAAAAACCTGAACGATGTGGCAAACAAAGTGCGTGAAGCTATCTCACATTCCTTCGGCGCACCCGCTATGAGCGCGGGCTTTGATGAACTTGTACCCGGTAGCGATATGCTGAACAACCTAGTTCAAGATGAGCAACCCTTACCCGGTGTACAATATTTTGGATTTACCGGAACTAACCCTACTTTTGTTAATTTATTTCTGTGCGAACTCGGTAAAGTGATCAATATTCTGGAGGTTTCCAGCCCCCACTTGCTAGAGTTTATCGGCAAGGTAGCAGACTCCCACCAAAATTACGGTAACTTTAAAGAGATGAGCGAGGGAGACTCGGCGGTAGCTATCAACAGCGCAAACTGGCCACCCCAGTTCAACGCTCCGCAACAAAATTTTCATATTAATCATATGCAAGCGCTCATCGACTCCGGTTTGCAAAATACAGTGCTTGGAATATTAAAGAGCAACTAA
- a CDS encoding heme lyase CcmF/NrfE family subunit, with translation MNQIGYVSMLVAFAVSLYGAVALAIGSFRGYPEMIKSGRRAAWVSSGLITLASLSLIWALLNDDFSLKYVVTNSARAMEWFYKLSAMWGGQEGSLLLWAWMLAGFMVVVLLQTRHAAYRQIGPWVLVTMLTGAAFFAAMSSIVTNVFEQSVTIPQDGRGLNPLLQNLGMVIHPPMLYAGYVSTIVAAGYAFGALVVNRLDNTWIRFSRRWILSSWIFLTVGNFLGGQWAYVVLSFGGFWSWDPVENAAIMPWFINTALMHSIMIQQRRGMFKVWNISLAFLAYGLSLFGTFLTRSGILSSVHAFGESTLGLYFMAWIGILLIIGFGYVFLRLPQLRSENKLDGLISRETSFLLNNILFFLCVAFILWGTLSPLVTQIFTGNKAETTADYYPKTMYPVLLGTLFLMGIGPLIAWRRASLESISRSFWIPALAGLGFALIAYGLGMHEFLAYVGLSICVFTATTIFLDYYRGIRTRRNHGDTNVLVAATNMARRNGPRYGGLLVHLGILIISAVIIVSSVYEAKIEFVQLKVGDSVFINGIHSYKLTLVSAARIKGDLKTTYPVNLALTVDGKAQDPITPAVEYYPSIDQFVTTVSIRPDLLEDLWITTGQQEVDANNKIVSAPFQILVRPMMLWAWVGLAVTIAGLLVAIWPNPNEQVVQIPTKSKSGEPKKSETVQV, from the coding sequence ATGAATCAAATTGGTTATGTTTCTATGTTGGTGGCCTTTGCCGTTTCCCTTTACGGCGCAGTAGCGCTCGCAATCGGATCGTTCCGGGGCTATCCTGAAATGATAAAGAGCGGTCGTAGGGCTGCTTGGGTATCCTCAGGTCTGATAACTCTTGCCTCTCTCAGTCTCATTTGGGCGTTACTGAATGACGATTTCAGCCTTAAATATGTAGTTACCAATAGCGCGCGGGCGATGGAGTGGTTCTACAAACTCTCGGCGATGTGGGGCGGTCAAGAAGGCTCACTTCTGTTGTGGGCGTGGATGCTGGCTGGTTTTATGGTAGTTGTCTTGCTCCAGACCCGCCATGCTGCTTACCGTCAGATAGGACCTTGGGTTTTGGTAACTATGTTGACAGGCGCTGCCTTTTTTGCGGCGATGTCTAGTATCGTTACCAACGTGTTTGAGCAGAGCGTGACAATTCCACAGGATGGGCGCGGCTTAAACCCACTGTTGCAAAACCTCGGTATGGTAATACATCCCCCCATGCTCTATGCCGGATATGTCAGTACAATAGTAGCGGCGGGTTACGCTTTCGGTGCGCTGGTTGTTAACCGTCTGGATAATACTTGGATTCGCTTTTCGCGGCGCTGGATTCTGTCAAGCTGGATTTTTCTCACCGTAGGAAACTTTCTGGGTGGGCAATGGGCTTATGTGGTACTGAGCTTTGGCGGTTTCTGGTCTTGGGACCCAGTTGAAAACGCCGCTATTATGCCTTGGTTTATCAATACTGCCCTGATGCACAGCATCATGATCCAACAACGGCGCGGTATGTTTAAAGTCTGGAATATTTCGCTGGCGTTTTTGGCTTACGGACTTTCGCTATTTGGCACTTTCCTAACCCGCAGCGGTATTCTCAGTTCCGTGCATGCCTTTGGTGAAAGCACGCTTGGGCTTTACTTTATGGCGTGGATTGGTATCCTGCTGATAATCGGCTTCGGCTACGTATTTCTGCGCTTACCGCAATTACGCAGCGAAAACAAGTTGGATGGGCTTATCTCCCGCGAAACCAGCTTCCTTTTAAATAACATTCTGTTCTTCCTGTGTGTAGCCTTTATTCTCTGGGGAACGCTTAGCCCGCTGGTTACCCAAATATTCACCGGAAACAAGGCGGAAACCACTGCTGATTATTACCCGAAAACCATGTACCCGGTGTTATTAGGCACGTTGTTCCTGATGGGTATAGGCCCTCTCATCGCGTGGCGACGTGCTTCTCTGGAAAGCATCTCGCGCAGTTTCTGGATTCCAGCGTTGGCGGGTCTTGGCTTTGCCTTGATTGCTTACGGGTTGGGAATGCATGAATTTCTGGCATATGTGGGTTTGAGCATCTGTGTCTTTACCGCCACCACAATATTTTTGGATTACTACCGGGGCATCCGTACCCGCCGCAATCATGGCGATACTAATGTGCTGGTTGCTGCCACAAATATGGCGCGTCGCAATGGGCCCCGCTATGGCGGTTTGCTGGTGCACCTCGGCATTCTGATAATCTCGGCGGTAATTATCGTCAGTAGTGTATATGAAGCTAAGATTGAGTTCGTCCAGCTTAAAGTAGGTGATAGTGTTTTCATCAATGGGATACACAGCTACAAGCTAACGCTGGTAAGTGCGGCTCGGATAAAGGGCGATCTTAAAACCACTTACCCGGTAAACCTCGCGCTTACGGTTGATGGTAAAGCACAAGACCCCATTACTCCGGCAGTGGAATATTATCCTAGCATTGACCAGTTTGTAACGACAGTATCAATACGCCCTGACTTGCTGGAAGACCTCTGGATTACCACCGGTCAGCAGGAAGTCGATGCGAATAATAAAATTGTAAGCGCACCCTTCCAGATTTTGGTACGTCCGATGATGTTATGGGCGTGGGTGGGGCTTGCCGTGACGATTGCCGGATTGCTGGTGGCTATCTGGCCCAATCCTAACGAGCAGGTAGTGCAGATTCCAACTAAAAGCAAATCTGGCGAACCTAAGAAATCCGAAACGGTGCAAGTCTAA
- the argS gene encoding arginine--tRNA ligase, with protein sequence MTVNEEIALLVKEAIHYAVQKGALPELALPEVFVERTPRYDHGDYACNVALKLKRAIPNSNSMRIAEIIRQYLKPNDSIAEVEIAQPGFINFRMKQGWLAGQVLEIIKAGQSYGNVELGNQTKVQVEFVSANPTGPITIASARGAALGDALANVLEAAGYEVEREFYVNDAGSRMEVFYSNCWYYYRKLQGEDATPPLENYPAAEFAARLLIEEYGNRFLALPDSEGRLKVGTLGIEVQLADIKATLERMGVKFNRWFREQSLFESGEVQITLEQLRKKGHVAEREGAVWFVSSALGQEKDNVLIRSNGLPTYFVSDIAYHYNKFITRGFQKVINIWGADHQGHIPRLKASLNALGLNPDDLTIIVMQMVMVNGARMKKTTGNIVTLDRVMSEVSADAIRYNLISRSQDTKIDFDLDLALAQSNENPVYYVQYAHARCASIFKQAPEKGINTWDDGDVYLLTNEGDLNLVRQLTLLPEIVAGAARNLEPHRLAFYSQELASAFHTYYHDNRVIDPDNVPLSKARLLLVKAVKVTLARVLSLMGMSAPEEL encoded by the coding sequence ATGACTGTAAACGAAGAAATAGCCCTTCTTGTTAAAGAGGCAATCCATTACGCAGTACAAAAAGGGGCGTTGCCGGAACTAGCGTTACCGGAAGTTTTTGTAGAACGCACCCCCCGATATGATCATGGAGATTACGCCTGCAACGTAGCTCTCAAATTGAAGCGCGCCATCCCGAACTCAAACTCGATGCGCATTGCCGAAATTATCCGGCAATACCTTAAACCAAATGATTCAATAGCGGAAGTAGAAATTGCCCAACCGGGCTTTATCAACTTCCGAATGAAACAAGGCTGGTTAGCGGGTCAGGTTTTGGAGATTATCAAAGCCGGGCAGAGCTATGGGAATGTTGAGCTAGGTAATCAAACCAAAGTCCAAGTAGAGTTTGTAAGCGCAAATCCTACCGGACCGATTACCATCGCTTCGGCGCGAGGCGCTGCCCTAGGTGATGCCTTAGCCAACGTGCTGGAAGCGGCAGGCTATGAAGTAGAACGCGAGTTTTATGTAAATGATGCCGGTAGTCGCATGGAAGTGTTTTACAGCAATTGCTGGTATTATTATCGAAAGCTTCAAGGCGAAGATGCCACGCCCCCCTTGGAAAATTACCCTGCCGCTGAATTTGCAGCGCGCTTACTTATCGAGGAATATGGTAATCGCTTCCTAGCCTTGCCCGATTCTGAAGGTCGCTTAAAAGTAGGCACACTTGGAATTGAAGTGCAATTAGCCGACATTAAAGCTACCCTTGAGCGCATGGGGGTAAAATTTAATCGGTGGTTCCGGGAACAAAGCCTATTTGAGAGTGGCGAGGTACAAATCACCCTTGAGCAATTGCGCAAGAAGGGGCATGTAGCAGAGCGTGAAGGGGCAGTTTGGTTTGTTTCCAGCGCACTAGGGCAGGAAAAGGACAATGTGCTGATTCGCTCAAACGGCTTGCCCACCTATTTTGTGTCAGATATTGCCTACCACTATAATAAGTTTATAACCCGCGGTTTTCAGAAAGTTATCAATATCTGGGGAGCGGATCATCAGGGGCACATTCCACGCCTGAAAGCCAGCCTTAACGCACTCGGCTTGAATCCCGATGACTTAACCATTATCGTTATGCAAATGGTCATGGTCAATGGCGCGCGAATGAAAAAAACCACCGGCAATATCGTAACCCTTGATAGAGTTATGAGCGAAGTAAGTGCCGATGCAATACGGTATAACCTGATAAGTCGAAGTCAGGATACCAAAATTGACTTTGACCTTGACCTCGCGCTCGCCCAATCCAATGAGAATCCGGTCTATTACGTCCAGTATGCCCATGCCCGTTGTGCCAGCATTTTCAAGCAAGCTCCCGAAAAGGGCATTAATACTTGGGATGACGGTGATGTGTATCTTCTGACTAATGAGGGAGATTTGAATTTGGTGAGGCAATTAACTTTGCTGCCAGAAATTGTAGCAGGCGCGGCACGTAATCTTGAACCGCACCGATTGGCGTTCTACTCGCAAGAACTTGCTAGTGCATTCCACACCTATTATCACGATAATCGAGTAATTGACCCTGATAATGTGCCTTTAAGCAAAGCAAGGCTGCTCTTGGTTAAAGCAGTTAAAGTTACGCTGGCACGTGTATTAAGTTTAATGGGTATGAGCGCTCCGGAAGAGCTATAG
- a CDS encoding cytochrome c maturation protein CcmE: protein MARATLSTASVKSISTGFEQHRKSPLKSKLKFYLVGIVILGAAAFVAFSAMQGATVYYYDVHEVKAKLVSGALANEPFRMAGQVVPGTIRKGATADTYIFTVSDMKQKDLTITATYKGVIPDTFKDEAQVTLTGNFNSSQSMFVANELLAKCPSKYSTTA from the coding sequence ATGGCTCGCGCTACCTTATCAACTGCCTCTGTGAAATCTATATCCACCGGCTTTGAACAGCATCGCAAATCTCCTTTAAAATCCAAGCTCAAATTTTACCTGGTAGGTATAGTTATTCTTGGCGCAGCTGCTTTTGTGGCTTTTAGCGCGATGCAAGGCGCAACCGTTTATTACTATGATGTCCATGAAGTAAAGGCGAAACTGGTAAGCGGCGCTCTTGCTAATGAGCCATTCCGTATGGCAGGGCAGGTTGTACCCGGCACTATTCGCAAGGGCGCTACTGCTGACACCTATATTTTTACTGTCTCCGACATGAAACAAAAAGACCTAACCATAACCGCAACTTATAAAGGGGTTATACCGGATACTTTCAAGGATGAAGCGCAGGTCACCCTAACCGGGAATTTTAATTCTTCGCAGTCAATGTTTGTGGCTAACGAATTACTGGCTAAATGTCCATCCAAATATTCGACAACCGCTTAG
- a CDS encoding GNAT family N-acetyltransferase, with the protein MLDDYPKEIDLRDGQIATLRVLHQEDEDRLIMFFLTIPEDERNFLRYDVTERESLESWFGGPRWNEVFPIVAEINERIVGVAVLRGYRTQWFAHIGEFWMLVGENSRGLGLGRILASELFNLARDLGMEKLSAELRADQLVAIKIYKQLGYVHEGILTDYIKDAQGVTHDLLIMGCKIKDYWQKLTDSQIYPGNTIINP; encoded by the coding sequence ATGTTGGATGATTATCCAAAAGAAATAGACTTACGTGACGGTCAGATTGCTACCCTGCGGGTATTACATCAGGAAGATGAAGACCGCCTCATCATGTTTTTTCTAACCATACCCGAAGATGAGCGTAACTTTCTGCGCTATGATGTAACCGAGCGCGAAAGCCTAGAATCTTGGTTCGGTGGTCCTCGTTGGAATGAGGTATTCCCCATTGTTGCGGAAATTAATGAACGCATTGTAGGCGTTGCAGTTCTAAGAGGCTACCGCACCCAGTGGTTTGCGCACATTGGTGAGTTCTGGATGCTGGTGGGCGAAAACAGTCGCGGCTTGGGGCTTGGACGCATACTTGCCAGCGAACTATTCAACCTTGCGCGTGATCTAGGTATGGAAAAATTATCAGCCGAATTACGTGCCGATCAACTTGTTGCTATCAAAATTTATAAGCAACTAGGCTATGTCCATGAGGGCATCCTCACCGATTACATAAAAGATGCACAAGGCGTAACCCATGACCTACTGATCATGGGTTGCAAAATAAAGGATTACTGGCAGAAACTTACCGATAGCCAGATTTATCCCGGTAATACTATTATTAATCCCTAA